From the genome of Tachysurus fulvidraco isolate hzauxx_2018 chromosome 14, HZAU_PFXX_2.0, whole genome shotgun sequence:
tatttatttatttatttatttatttgacagaGTTTGATTTATTGGATTCTTTATAGCGGAGTGTAACGGCGAGAAGGAATAAACAGACACAAAGGACGACAGGTTTGATTCAACTCCTGACTGCAATGTGAAGATAAATTTCTACCTTACTGAAACATCAGtagagacaaaataaaagtctcctccatgtcctttccTCTCTTTAGGGGGAAGTCTGGAGTGATTCTGTTTCTCCGCCTGAGGGGACGAGAGTAATCTTTGGTGATGGTTGTGAGTTTGGACAGGAGTGTGTGTCGGCGTGTGGTGAGCGCGTCTCACAGCTCCTCGGTGTAGATGATGCAGGGACTGCCGTCCTCGCTCGACTCCAGTCTCACTGTTGACACGAACCTGCGGTGCCCGGTGGCGTTGGCGTTGTAGTGCAGCGTGGTGCGGTAGGTGTTGTGCGCGTGCTTGGGGTAGATGATGGCCGTGCTCTGGTAGTGGACGGGCCGGTGACGTGGCAGGAAGTGGACCTCTGACTTGTAGCTGCGCCACGTGTGGTTCTGCACTGCCACCACCGTCTCGCTGTAGGAGGTTACCGTGGGAACGCGGGCACAGTAAACCTCGTCACGGTAGTGCCGCTGTGAGTCGTACTTCACCTCCGAGCTGaacctgaacacacagcacagaataGTTCTGACCTACAGCAGCCGCAGACCAAACCTCTCACAGACCATCAGATCAGTGCTAATCTtcacaaaatatacacacagccGTCCAGTCAAGAACATGCACCTGAGTAATGCTGAGTCATGACAGAAGGGGGAGGAGCCAGCGGAGTCacactaatttgcatattcaacAGTGTCAACAGTGTTAATCTAAATTTCTGTTGTAATACTTTTTGTATCGTCTACAAGGTGATTAATCAACGGCCATCTGGTGAGTTTATCACTGAAACTACAGATAACAGAATCTTTTATACTGAgtgataaatataataataaacactggtATATAAGCTGCTCatgtcacacctcacaccacacacctcacacctcacaccacacaccacacacctcacaccacacacctcacacctcacacctcacacctcacaccacacaccacacacctcacaccacacaccacacacctcacacctcacacctcacacctcacaccacacaccacacacctcacaccacacacctcacaccacacacctcacaccacacaccacacacctcacaccacacacctcacacctcacaccacacacctcacacctcacacctcacacctcacacctcacacctcacaccacacacctcacacctcacaccacacaccacacacctcacaccacacacctcacacctcacaccacacacctcacaccacacacctcacacctcacaccacacacctcacacctcacaccacacacctcacaccacacacctcacaccacacacctcacaccacacacctcacacctcacaccacacaccacacaccacacacctcacatctcacacatcacacctcacaccacacacctcacaccacacaccacacacctcacaccacacacctcacacatcacacctcacaccacacacctcacacatcacacctcacaccacacactgacATTCATACAAGATTCATCCTGAGAAAATTCTGTCAATAAGACTGATGTAAGTTGCAGATGGAGCAAAAGCTTCTGGCAGAAATCAttagtgctctctctctctctctctctctctctctctctctctctctcacacacactttctctcactctctcacacactttctctctctctctctctctctctctctctctctctctctctctctctctctctctctctgtgtgtgtgtgtgtgtgtgtgtgtgtgtgtgtttacctcatcTCTGTGGTGGGTCTGGGGTTCACCTCGATGCTTTCCCCGAACACCACAGGGTGCATGCGTGACTTGACATCTGCCCCCTGCGAGTTCAGCAGCAGATACggaagctgcacacacacacacacacacacacacacacacacacacacacacacacacacacacacacacaggaaacagtaACGTTAGTCCTACACTTTATTATATACTCCAACCATCCATATGTGTTATTCAGTGTAAACATGTAATGCTCAGCAAACTAATACAGAAAAGTGCCAGGTTTAAACCACGTCTTAATGactgaacactgacacacacacacacacacacacacatctgatccTTCTAAACACTCATGTGcgtctttacacacacacacacacacacacacacacacatacacacacacacctgatccttCTAAACACTCATGTgcatctttacacacacacacacacacacatctgatccTTCTAAACACTCATGTgcatctttacacacacacacacacacacacacacacacacatctgatccTTCTAAACACTCATGTgcatctttacacacacacacacacacacacacacacacacacacacacacacacacacacacacacacacacacacacatacacatctgatCCTTCTAAACACTCATGTGCATctttacacacccacacacacacatacacacacacacacacacacacacacatctgatccTTCTAAACACTCATGTGCATctttacacacccacacacacacactcacacacatacacacacacacacacacacacacatctgatccTTCTAAACACTCATGtgcatttttacacacacacacacacacacacacacacacacacacacacacacacacacacacacacacacacacacacatctgatccTTCTAAACACTCATGTGcatctttacacaaacacacacacacacagatccttCTAAACACTCATGtgcatttttacacacacacacacacacacacacacacacacacacacacacacacacacacacacacacacacacacacacacacaca
Proteins encoded in this window:
- the rflna gene encoding refilin-A, with protein sequence MVGHLHLQAMEESLKGKSREGLLDSPDSGLPPSPSPPFCPLSPSSTEPRTPISSDHHGGMYWRKEGREGKLLPYLLLNSQGADVKSRMHPVVFGESIEVNPRPTTEMRFSSEVKYDSQRHYRDEVYCARVPTVTSYSETVVAVQNHTWRSYKSEVHFLPRHRPVHYQSTAIIYPKHAHNTYRTTLHYNANATGHRRFVSTVRLESSEDGSPCIIYTEEL